One genomic window of Amphiura filiformis chromosome 3, Afil_fr2py, whole genome shotgun sequence includes the following:
- the LOC140147250 gene encoding uncharacterized protein — MSITLKKKPSLHQYYIKGADLQRVKQHVYLGVTISDDLSWTTHCQKTVSKASRTLGMLRRTLSACSKEVKAGAYLSLVRPQLEYSGEAWNPYTQCDINRVEQVQRQAARFVHADYRRTTPVTPLVQKLQWDTLHFFTSDEPSYHVLQDTYLQLSTF; from the coding sequence ATGTCCATTACTCTAAAGAAGAAACCTAGCCTCCATCAATATTACATCAAGGGAGCGGATCTTCAAAGAGTTAAACAGCATGTTTATCTAGGAGTCACAATATCAGATGACCTCAGCTGGACTACTCACTGCCAGAAGACGGTTTCTAAAGCCAGCCGCACCCTGGGTATGCTGAGGAGAACGTTATCTGCTTGCAGCAAAGAGGTGAAGGCGGGAGCTTACCTGTCGTTGGTTCGTCCCCAACTGGAATACAGTGGAGAGGCatggaatccatacacccaatGTGACATCAACCGGGTGGAACAAGTTCAGCGCCAGGCTGCTCGTTTCGTGCATGCAGACTACAGGAGAACAACCCCGGTAACTCCTCTAGTCCAAAAACTACAATGGGATACACTCCACTTCTTCACGTCTGATGAACCAAGCTACCATGTTCTACAAGATACATATCTCCAACTTTCAACTTTTTGA